Proteins encoded together in one Telopea speciosissima isolate NSW1024214 ecotype Mountain lineage chromosome 6, Tspe_v1, whole genome shotgun sequence window:
- the LOC122666036 gene encoding pectinesterase inhibitor 7-like, with product MEGSATSVALLCLFLSISSYMKTCSGQGDDMEFIKTSCGVTLYPDLCFQTLSAYATSVHGSPRRLAQVALKVSLRSDRSSSDRVVSLSKENEMSPREAAAVADCVEMIGDSMDELQQSLKEMKHLSGPDFYQKLSNIQTWVSAALTNEDTCMDGFEGDAMNGNIKNIIRNCILNVAQLTSNALALINKLSSTQANEHQTDQQHP from the coding sequence ATGGAAGGTTCTGCAACTTCTGTAGCccttctctgtctcttcttAAGCATCTCCTCATACATGAAAACTTGTTCAGGCCAAGGGGACGATATGGAGTTCATTAAGACTTCATGTGGAGTGACTCTGTATCCAGATTTGTGCTTCCAGACACTCTCTGCCTATGCTACCAGTGTTCATGGGAGTCCAAGAAGATTGGCTCAAGTGGCACTCAAGGTCAGCCTAAGGAGCGATCGATCGAGTTCAGACAGGGTAGTGAGcttatcaaaagaaaatgaaatgagTCCTAGGGAAGCAGCAGCTGTTGCAGACTGTGTGGAGATGATTGGTGATTCTATGGACGAGCTTCAACAATCCTTGAAGGAGATGAAACACTTATCTGGTCCTGATTTCTATCAAAAATTAAGCAACATACAGACATGGGTTAGTGCTGCTTTAACAAATGAGGATACTTGTATGGATGGATTTGAAGGAGACGCCATGAATGGAAATATCAAGAACATAATTAGGAATTGTATTCTGAATGTTGCTCAGCTTACTAGCAATGCCTTGGCTCTAATTAATAAGTTGTCTTCAACTCAAGCCAATGAGCATCAAACTGATCAACAACATCCATGA
- the LOC122666037 gene encoding 21 kDa protein-like: protein MAAAIVALLVLSSSMKSSFATTTTTTTKCSNTNYIRSCCSSTRYPNLCYSSLSPYASTVGTNRTKLAIVALKVSLHATQNTSALVKKLSNTNGLLINETNAIKDCVYEVGDAICELKQSIEEMKVLRGSDFEFKLSSVETWVSAALTDEDTCMEGMGGYGNGKLEKSIRNSVTNTAMLTSNALAIVDGLAQNYKSKSKAHSPSTRS, encoded by the coding sequence ATGGCGGCCGCCATTGTTGCTCTTCTGGTATTGAGCTCAAGCATGAAGAGCAGCTTtgcaaccaccaccaccacaaccaccaaaTGTAGCAACACCAACTACATCAGATCTTGCTGTTCATCCACTAGGTACCCCAACTTGTGTTacagttctctctctccctacgCAAGCACCGTTGGAACAAACCGGACGAAACTGGCTATAGTGGCCCTGAAAGTAAGCCTGCACGCAACCCAGAACACATCGGCCTTGGTTAAAAAGCTGTCAAACACAAATGGGTTGTTGATCAACGAGACGAATGCCATTAAAGACTGCGTGTATGAGGTTGGAGATGCAATCTGTGAGCTGAAACAATCTATTGAGGAGATGAAGGTTCTTAGGGGTTCTGATTTTGAGTTCAAGTTAAGCAGTGTAGAGACATGGGTGAGTGCTGCTCTGACGGACGAAGACACTTGCATGGAAGGAATGGGTGGGTATGGTAATGGGAAGTTGGAAAAGAGTATCAGAAACAGTGTTACAAATACTGCAATGTTGACCAGCAATGCTCTTGCAATCGTTGATGGCCTCGCCCAGAACTACAAGTCCAAGTCTAAAGCCCACTCCCCCTCTACCAGATCCTGA